Proteins found in one bacterium genomic segment:
- a CDS encoding cytochrome c oxidase assembly protein — protein sequence MPSATLRWTDWSTDPWIIASLAASCAAYLAISRRFPPRGRQPLAFWAGELTLIVALLSPLDAGAAFLFTLHMLQHMLLMLVAAALFALATPPGLIGWAYGRPAVRRVLRAIWSPAPAFVLFNGTLLAWHIPAAYDATLRIPWVHAVEHVSFLVTGVIFWGVIVSPAPVLVRAPLGMRFALLIGADIINFILGFTLTFAGHPFYAAYTAVPRLWGLSALDDLRLGGVLMWVMGQMMYLIPVLILLNVILWRDTGRGGSVRPAARML from the coding sequence GTGCCGTCCGCCACCCTCCGCTGGACCGACTGGTCCACGGATCCCTGGATCATCGCATCACTCGCCGCGTCCTGCGCCGCGTATCTGGCGATCTCGCGGAGGTTCCCCCCGCGAGGGCGGCAGCCGCTCGCGTTTTGGGCCGGAGAGCTGACACTGATCGTGGCGCTGCTGTCGCCGCTCGACGCGGGGGCGGCGTTCCTTTTCACGCTGCACATGCTGCAGCACATGCTGTTGATGCTCGTCGCGGCGGCGCTCTTCGCGCTCGCCACGCCGCCCGGCCTGATCGGGTGGGCCTACGGCCGTCCGGCGGTCCGCCGGGTGCTGCGGGCGATCTGGAGTCCCGCGCCGGCGTTCGTGCTCTTTAATGGCACGCTGCTGGCCTGGCACATCCCCGCCGCGTACGACGCGACGCTGCGGATTCCATGGGTGCACGCCGTCGAGCACGTCAGCTTCCTCGTTACGGGCGTAATTTTTTGGGGCGTGATCGTCTCGCCGGCGCCGGTACTCGTGCGCGCGCCGCTCGGCATGCGCTTTGCGCTGCTCATCGGCGCCGACATCATCAACTTCATCCTCGGGTTCACGCTGACGTTCGCCGGCCACCCCTTCTACGCCGCGTACACGGCTGTGCCGCGCCTATGGGGCCTCTCGGCGCTCGACGACCTGCGTCTCGGCGGCGTGCTGATGTGGGTGATGGGCCAGATGATGTACCTGATCCCGGTGCTCATCCTTTTGAACGTGATCTTGTGGCGGGACACCGGGCGCGGCGGCAGTGTGCGGCCCGCGGCCAGGATGTTATGA
- the pyrB gene encoding aspartate carbamoyltransferase: MAAPATLHLWTGWPHVLRAQQFDPPALDCVFREAKLAEEIVNSGGSNLLKGKIVLTLFYEPSTRTRLSFEFATYHLGGRVLSSEAAREFSSAAKGESIEDTIRVVSRYRPSAIVMRHYEEGAAERAAAVAVESQKGRPIPVFNAGDGPGQHPTQALLDAYTIWRTRGTLDGVTIAVAGDLLYGRTARSLCYLLAKYPGVSIRMIAPKPVQMKEDLLAYLRRHKVPFIQTEDLRGGVRGADVLYVTRIQKERFGEANAAAYERIRNEFAVTPEILAELPPHAIVMHPLPRVEGEHSELPVSVDADPRVVIFDQTEAGMYVRMALLKLACAADRSRGWSGR; this comes from the coding sequence ATGGCGGCACCGGCGACGCTCCACCTGTGGACGGGGTGGCCGCATGTGTTGCGCGCCCAGCAGTTCGATCCCCCCGCGCTCGACTGCGTCTTCCGTGAGGCAAAGCTTGCCGAGGAGATCGTCAACAGCGGCGGCAGCAACCTCCTCAAGGGCAAGATCGTCCTCACGCTGTTCTACGAGCCGAGCACGCGCACCCGGCTGTCCTTCGAGTTTGCGACCTACCATCTCGGCGGCCGCGTGCTGTCCTCGGAGGCCGCGCGCGAGTTCTCGTCCGCGGCGAAGGGCGAGTCGATCGAGGACACGATCCGCGTCGTAAGCCGCTACCGGCCGTCCGCGATCGTCATGCGCCACTATGAGGAAGGCGCCGCGGAGCGGGCGGCGGCGGTGGCGGTCGAATCCCAGAAGGGGCGGCCGATCCCCGTGTTCAACGCCGGCGACGGACCGGGGCAGCACCCCACGCAGGCGCTCCTCGACGCCTACACGATCTGGCGCACGCGCGGAACGCTGGACGGCGTCACGATCGCGGTCGCGGGCGATCTCCTGTACGGCCGGACCGCCCGCTCGCTCTGCTACCTGCTGGCCAAATATCCCGGCGTCTCGATCCGGATGATCGCGCCGAAGCCGGTTCAAATGAAGGAAGACCTCCTGGCGTACCTGCGCCGGCACAAGGTGCCGTTCATCCAAACCGAAGATCTCCGCGGCGGCGTGCGCGGGGCGGACGTGCTGTACGTCACGCGCATCCAGAAGGAACGGTTCGGCGAGGCCAACGCGGCGGCGTACGAGCGGATCCGCAACGAATTCGCGGTGACGCCGGAGATCCTCGCAGAACTTCCGCCGCACGCGATCGTGATGCACCCCCTGCCGCGCGTCGAAGGCGAGCACTCGGAGCTGCCGGTCTCGGTCGACGCCGATCCGCGCGTCGTGATCTTCGACCAGACCGAAGCGGGCATGTACGTCCGGATGGCGCTGCTCAAGCTCGCCTGCGCGGCAGACCGCTCGCGCGGCTGGTCCGGGCGCTAA